One Alteromonas sp. KC3 DNA segment encodes these proteins:
- a CDS encoding allantoate amidohydrolase codes for MGEFTELATQVMARCETLGDLSQDPQCLDRRYLTDEHKLANQLASGWMIEAGMTTWQDAVGNIWGRYTSSVPNAPRLIIGSHLDTVPNGGKYDGMLGVVAAISLVAMFDGTQSRFPFHIDIVGFCDEEGTRFGTTLLGSRALTGQWQDSWRHLKDVDGISLEQAMANFGLNFDAIASAAISRTDILGYLELHIEQGPVLEQENLPVGVVSAIAGAKRFNLSVEGMAGHAGTVPMSMRVDALSAAAEMILSVEHISQHRPGVVATVGKIVNGPNGVNVISGRTTFSLDIRSEDDSLRDVVLAEILQSFEHIAHKRKVGLTVEQTHSAPAVHCDQNLKQALVDGVQASGISPRVLASGAGHDAMAMAEICPVAMLFTRCKGGISHHPLESITLEDVAASLSVLHKTISGLKHN; via the coding sequence ATGGGTGAGTTCACTGAACTTGCAACACAGGTTATGGCACGCTGTGAAACGCTAGGAGACCTGAGTCAAGACCCACAATGTCTCGATAGACGATACCTAACGGATGAGCACAAACTTGCCAACCAGTTAGCGTCTGGTTGGATGATAGAAGCTGGCATGACTACCTGGCAAGATGCCGTAGGCAACATTTGGGGGCGCTATACATCAAGTGTGCCCAACGCACCACGCCTGATTATTGGAAGTCACCTTGATACTGTGCCAAACGGCGGCAAGTATGACGGTATGTTGGGCGTTGTTGCTGCTATCTCACTTGTCGCTATGTTTGATGGCACCCAATCGCGATTCCCTTTCCATATTGACATTGTAGGGTTTTGCGATGAAGAAGGTACCCGTTTTGGTACAACTTTGTTGGGCAGCAGAGCACTCACTGGCCAATGGCAAGACAGCTGGCGTCACTTAAAAGATGTCGACGGCATTAGCCTTGAACAAGCCATGGCTAACTTCGGTTTGAACTTCGATGCAATTGCAAGCGCCGCTATCTCACGCACCGATATTCTCGGTTACTTAGAGCTCCACATAGAGCAAGGCCCAGTACTTGAGCAGGAAAATCTGCCGGTAGGCGTTGTGAGCGCTATCGCGGGTGCAAAACGCTTTAACTTGAGTGTTGAAGGCATGGCTGGTCACGCAGGTACAGTACCTATGTCGATGCGTGTTGATGCACTAAGTGCTGCAGCCGAAATGATTCTATCTGTTGAGCACATTAGCCAACATCGCCCAGGGGTGGTGGCGACAGTAGGCAAGATAGTCAACGGCCCCAACGGTGTTAACGTTATTTCAGGCAGAACAACCTTTTCACTCGATATTAGAAGTGAAGATGACAGCTTGCGTGACGTTGTACTGGCTGAAATCTTGCAGAGTTTTGAGCACATTGCGCATAAAAGAAAGGTAGGGTTAACTGTCGAGCAAACACATAGCGCTCCCGCGGTACACTGCGATCAAAATCTCAAACAAGCGCTAGTTGACGGTGTTCAAGCCAGCGGTATTTCACCTCGTGTACTCGCTTCAGGCGCGGGGCATGACGCAATGGCGATGGCAGAAATTTGTCCTGTAGCCATGTTATTCACACGCTGTAAAGGCGGCATTAGCCATCACCCTTTAGAGTCGATTACCTTGGAAGATGTTGCAGCAAGCCTTAGCGTATTACACAAAACCATCAGCGGTTTAAAACACAACTAG